DNA from Lentilitoribacter sp. Alg239-R112:
GCTTATATTAGGCGCCTACCGTCTATTTGAATGTGCATGTATTTTCGCAACTGGAATACTCGCTTATTTCTATCATGATTATCCAGATAACAGATTACCAGTTCATGCATTTATTATCTTTGGAACATCATGCCTAACACTCGCATCACTGCAAGCAAGTAGTCTATACACAACGCAAAGCCTTAAAACAGGCATGCGAACTTTGCCACAGGTATTGGCAATCCTATCTACAATTTTTGTTGTCATGGCCGTTGCTGGCTATTTTATTGATTTTCATGACTACTTCTCAAAAAAGTGGTTCGCTGATTGGTTCATGGGAACTGCAACCGTTTTAACAGTTGCACGACTGACATTTGCATTTTCCATTAGTCGTTGGAAACGAAATGGTTTCATGGAGCGTCGCGCTGTCATCGTTGGCGGAGGCGCAAAAACCAAACAGCTTATTCGTGATATCGAGGCAGAACAAGGCAATGACATACGCATTTGTGGTATCTTTGATGATCGGGGCGATGATCGCGCCGCACCTGTTATTGCTGGTTATCCCAAATTAGGTAATGTTAAAGATGTGGTTGCATTTGCACGACGCACACGAATAGATTTAATAATCATAACGCTACCACTGAGCGCGGAAAGCCGCTGGACAGGTATGCTCAAACACTTGTGGGTTTTACCAGTAGACATTCGCCTAGCAGCACATACAAATTCTATGAAATTCCGCCCACGCTTTTGCAGCTATATGGACAACAGCAAAATCCCTATGCTGGATCTATTTGATAAGCCGATTTCTGATTGGGATTCTGTCAGCAAACGTGGTTTTGATATTGTATTTTCGCTCCTTGCACTGGCACTTCTTTGGCCTATCATGCTGGGTACAGCGATTGCCATTAAACTAACTTCAAAAGGTCCGATAATCTTCAAACAAATGCGCCACGGTATTAATAATGAAGAGATACCGGTCTATAAATTTCGCTCAATGTACACGGATATGTCCGATGAGAAAGCGGCAAAACTCGTCACAAAAAATGATCCACGCGTGACGCCTGTTGGACGCTTTATCCGCAAAACTTCGATTGATGAATTGCCGCAATTATTCAATGTCTTATTGGGCAGTGTTTCGCTCGTTGGCCCACGCCCACATGCGGTAATTGCACAAGCTCAGAACAAATATTTTGCTGATGTTGTGGATGGGTACTTTGCCCGCCACCGCGTCAAACCCGGTATTACCGGCTGGGCGCAGATCAATGGTTTGCGCGGTGAAATTACATCCGATGCGAAAATTAAAGAGCGAACGGAATATGACCTCTATTACATTGAAAACTGGTCATTGGCCTTTGATTTAAAAATTCTTCTGAAAACACCGTTTAGCCTATTTAATACGGAAAATGCCTATTGAGTGATGTTCCTTATCAGTATCAGGGTCAACCATTAACCTTTAGCAGCTCGCGACAAGCGGACGCCGGTTCTCGCCTTTTAGGAACCTGGATGCTGGCTTTTGGTGTTTTTACGTCCGGCTTTGTTATTCAGGAACCCGCACCATATGAGCTGATGATGGCAGGGCTTGTCGGCATCTGGTTTTTATGCGGATTAAAAATTTCGCGAACCATTGCGCCGGTCCTAGCATTGTTCACACTATTTAACATTGGTGGTCTACTATCGATGTTCACCATGGATACCTATGGCGGCATTCCTCTCTATTTGGCGGTCAGCTACTTCTTGGCGCTAACAACGGTATTCTTCGCCGCTATTATTGAGACTGATCATCGCAGACTTAAAATCATATTCAGAGCCTATGCAGTTGCAGCTGTTGTCACGGCGATGCTGGGCATTTTAGGTTATTTTAATCTTATTCCTGGTGGTGAATACTTCACTCTCTATAATCGCGCTCGTGGCGCCTTTGCTGATCCAAATGTGTTTGGACCTTTCTTGG
Protein-coding regions in this window:
- a CDS encoding undecaprenyl-phosphate glucose phosphotransferase, with the protein product MIKIQKDKMVDASIAPSETVAHGLEEDNLNRLAQQIAQQLADENHSPALILGAYRLFECACIFATGILAYFYHDYPDNRLPVHAFIIFGTSCLTLASLQASSLYTTQSLKTGMRTLPQVLAILSTIFVVMAVAGYFIDFHDYFSKKWFADWFMGTATVLTVARLTFAFSISRWKRNGFMERRAVIVGGGAKTKQLIRDIEAEQGNDIRICGIFDDRGDDRAAPVIAGYPKLGNVKDVVAFARRTRIDLIIITLPLSAESRWTGMLKHLWVLPVDIRLAAHTNSMKFRPRFCSYMDNSKIPMLDLFDKPISDWDSVSKRGFDIVFSLLALALLWPIMLGTAIAIKLTSKGPIIFKQMRHGINNEEIPVYKFRSMYTDMSDEKAAKLVTKNDPRVTPVGRFIRKTSIDELPQLFNVLLGSVSLVGPRPHAVIAQAQNKYFADVVDGYFARHRVKPGITGWAQINGLRGEITSDAKIKERTEYDLYYIENWSLAFDLKILLKTPFSLFNTENAY